The following proteins are co-located in the Tripterygium wilfordii isolate XIE 37 chromosome 2, ASM1340144v1, whole genome shotgun sequence genome:
- the LOC120005176 gene encoding uncharacterized protein LOC120005176 isoform X1, giving the protein MRPFSPKSLLSLSSSTPLQSPRPYAILISHFSTSSTHHHSLSYPSRRHEEESRNVRVSVWWDFENCHLPVGANVFKVAQAITAAVRGNGIMGPIHITAFGDTLQLSRANQEALSSTGINLTHIPNGGKNSADRSLLVDLMYWVSKNPPPAHLFLISGDRDFASILHRLRMNNYNILLASTDAVPGVLCSAASIMWNWNSLVRGENVTGKHFNQPPDGPYGSWYGQYQVPLEDPFSIVTQPACSQTDDLSEPSSDPKLRPIPKTVIKQIRHLLSLYPKGISITELRAELGKTNLSLDKDLYGYKRFSRFLQSMTDILRLQYERDGQFLVRAVPSRAPEPFNNVDQGPKTSLKYNAEGISTGSMNEKSSVPPATLPDVKIPSGKVPQPPPTAENTVEVLAKQTAKTVSEPPPPAENTIKEAVKQTTKEVQKPLPVDMKVLEVINTQETKGNSSPKVEQNSASEVGLLKRIWKRWFGSNAGGSGMKSGNIPDKINISEGSSENIHKTARNCCTNVDTSEKIENGERCAELQRQKVAVSPAMHSLSAIESTLDNKTTKSSEIHGEKSSTSSGFFSRIVNWCKFRSGSDPNTSSDQHSAALNQSNSSAGKHEIFALNSFWVDMESFIGTTRGSLLIFGSRSREQMAQNFQKKGPSVLKALSKSDLLQLVDMLISERKWVEECTSQEFPFMLAQCFQKNYSSGDSHASNEYSSGDSHASNELSSIFLGTSSQPVRKKIPVEDQEKTVHNILHVEAASLTGKKSSDRSRSEIKADCQNLLNEVLKNHPEGYNIGSFRKLFRDRYGYYLDLQRLGYKKLVDLLLTMPGVRIESTYIIPSGKTWKSSRLDAGLPTVQENNARVGSAYSSSELSDSHSPWDELGPVDDMNSGRKRPQGVSMKNVKERYADYGSTSSDDVFSDSDEETSAVMPKAQGKPTTNEEDSPLLQVLGSWYSSKEGEKGEDNFGNVDGMVDGSKNGLKLFGSSGTNTKSETSSVDHGKSPKPQRTYSFVQDSVENEKDKLIDNILGSLKKSGDSGMQN; this is encoded by the exons ATGAGACCCTTCTCTCCAAAAtccctcctttctctctcctcttctacTCCATTACAATCCCCTCGTCCCTATGCAATCCTGATCTCTCACTTCTCTACATCTTCGACTCATCATCACTCCCTCTCTTACCCCTCGCGCCGCCACGAGGAGGAGTCTCGGAACGTTAGGGTTTCCGTGTGGTGGGACTTCGAGAACTGCCATTTGCCTGTTGGTGCGAACGTGTTCAAAGTTGCGCAGGCAATCACTGCGGCGGTTAGAGGCAATGGTATCATGGGTCCTATCCATATCACTGCTTTCGGGGATACGTTGCAGCTCTCCAGAGCTAACCAGGAGGCGCTTTCTTCTACTGGGATTAATTTGACTCACATTCCTAATG GTGGAAAGAACAGTGCTGATAGGTCTCTTCTTGTAGATCTCATGTATTGGGTTTCTAAAAATCCTCCGCCAGCACATCTTTTTCTAATTTCTGGTGATAGGGACTTCGCCAGCATTTTACACCGATTAAGAATGAACAATTACAATATATTGCTTGCAAGTACAGATGCAGTTCCTGGTGTTCTCTGCAGTGCTGCAAGTATCATGTGGAACTGGAATTCTTTGGTTAGAGGGGAAAATGTCACTGGAAAACATTTTAACCAACCCCCTGATGGTCCTTATGGTTCTTGGTATGGCCAATATCAGGTTCCTCTAGAAGACCCTTTCTCAATTGTTACACAACCAGCATGTTCACAGACTGATGATCTTTCCGAGCCTAGTTCAGATCCTAAACTTCGTCCAATACCAAAGACTGTCATAAAGCAGATACGTCATTTATTGAGCTTGTACCCTAAAGGAATCTCCATAACTGAACTCCGTGCGGAGTTGGGGAAAACTAACTTGAGTCTAGATAAAGACTTGTACGGATATAAAAGGTTCTCTCGTTTTCTTCAGTCAATGACAGACATTTTAAGACTTCAGTATGAACGTGATGGTCAGTTTCTTGTGCGCGCCGTCCCCTCAAGAGCTCCTGAACCATTTAACAATGTAGACCAGGGTCCTAAAACATCTTTAAAGTACAATGCTGAGGGAATATCTACTGGATCCATGAACGAAAAGTCATCAGTGCCTCCAGCCACTTTACCCGATGTGAAAATACCTTCAGGAAAAGTGCCACAGCCCCCTCCTACTGCTGAGAATACTGTTGAAGTGTTAGCAAAGCAGACTGCAAAAACAGTGTCAGAGCCCCCTCCACCTGCTGAGAATACTATCAAAGAAGCTGTGAAGCAGACTACGAAAGAAGTGCAAAAACCCTTACCTGTTGATATGAAGGTTCTGGAAGTGATTAATACACAGGAAACCAAGGGTAATTCTTCTCCTAAGGTGGAACAGAATTCTGCCTCTGAAGTTGGTTTGTTAAAAAGAATCTGGAAAAGATGGTTTGGCAGCAATGCTGGTGGTTCTGGGATGAAGAGTGGCAACATTCCGGACAAAATTAACATTTCTGAAGGTAGCTCTGAGAATATACACAAAACTGCGAGAAATTGTTGTACTAATGTCGACACTTCTGAGAAGATAGAAAATGGTGAAAGATGTGCAGAATTACAAAGACAAAAAGTTGCTGTTAGCCCAGCAATGCATTCTTTGTCGGCTATTGAATCCACGCTGGACAACAAGACTACTAAAAGTTCTGAAATACATGGTGAAAAGTCTAGCACAAGTTCAGGTTTCTTTAGCCGGATTGTCAATTGGTGCAAATTTAGGAGTGGCTCAGACCCTAATACCTCAAGTGATCAACACAGTGCAGCGCTGAATCAATCAAACAGTTCTGCTGGAAAGCATGAAATTTTTGCTCTGAATTCTTTTTGGGTTGACATGGAGTCTTTTATTGGCACAACGAGAGGTTCACTGCTCATCTTTGGATCGAGGAGCAG GGAACAGATggcacaaaattttcaaaagaaaggACCGTCGGTTCTCAAAGCTCTCAGCAAAAGTGATCTCCTTCAGTTGGTGGATATGTTAATATCTGAGAGGAAATGGGTGGAAGAATGTACCTCTCAGGAATTTCCATTCATGCTCGCACAATGTTTTCAAAAGAATTATTCTTCAGGTGATTCTCATGCTTCAAATGAGTATTCGTCAGGTGATTCTCATGCTTCGAATGAATTGAGTTCTATTTTTCTAGGAACTTCGTCACAGCCTGTCCGGAAAAAAATACCCGTGGAAGACCAAGAGAAAACAGTTCATAATATACTTCATGTTGAAGCTGCTTCTCTGACTGGTAAAAAATCTTCAGACAGGTCTAGGAGTGAGATTAAAGCTGACTGTCAGAATCTTCTTAATGAGGTATTGAAGAATCACCCAGAAGGATATAATATTGGTTCCTTTAGAAAGCTGTTCCGTGACAGGTATGGTTATTATCTTGACCTTCAAAGGCTTGGTTACAAAAAATTGGTAGACCTGTTGCTGACAATGCCTGGTGTGAGAATAGAATCCACTTATATCATTCCCTCCGGTAAGACCTGGAAATCTTCCAGGTTAGATGCTGGTCTTCCAactgttcaagaaaataatgcCCGTGTTGGATCAGCATATTCTAGCAGTGAACTATCTGATTCACACTCTCCTTGGGATGAACTAGGTCCTGTTGATGACATGAACTCTGGCAGGAAGAGACCGCAAGGTGTGTCCATGAAAAATGTGAAAGAAAGGTATGCTGATTATGGATCTACCTCCTCTGATGATGTTTTCTCAGATTCAGATGAAGAGACTTCGGCCGTGATGCCAAAAGCTCAAGGGAAGCCTACAACAAATGAGGAAGATAGCCCGCTATTGCAAGTCCTGGGTTCATGGTACAGCAGTAAGGAAGGTGAAAAAGGAGAAGACAACTTTGGAAATGTTGATGGCATGGTTGATGGTTCTAAAAATGGTTTGAAGTTGTTTGGTTCATCTGGAACGAACACCAAGAGTGAAACTTCTTCGGTAGACCACGGAAAAAGCCCTAAACCTCAAAGAACGTATTCTTTTGTTCAGGATTCAGTTGAGAATGAAAAGGACAAGTTGATCGACAACATACTAGGTAGTTTGAAGAAATCTGGCGATTCAGGGATGCAAAACTGA
- the LOC119980640 gene encoding probable mediator of RNA polymerase II transcription subunit 26c, with product MDLDDFRLVLERSGVDVWTFIDTAILVASLDNEAELKQRRDKIVERLYAASLVSRCTNCDLSGGLRAAIKTATVEKESSPEVKPQGSPSTPHSINGDDDLDPYGMLFEDEQNRILKIKEHLEDPDQSEDSLVDLLQSLADMDITFKALKETDIGRHVNRLRKHSSNDVKRLVKHLVRKWKDIVDEWVKLNQPGENASSALMAYGDSPQEKISQNGHHQVPDFAYSPNPHNGSSGSDKNISEPEPKQPKVIPRRETPTIPNRSPLASGSAPQIVQRQREQKESTFDSDKLASASKRLQANYKEAENAKRQRTIRVMDIHEIPKPKNAFFGKNRGGGSHGRHW from the exons ATGGACTTGGATGATTTTCGATTGGTGTTGGAGAGGTCAGGCGTGGATGTTTGGACTTTCATCGATACCGCGATTTTGGTTGCTTCGTTGGATAACGAGGCCGAGTTGAAGCAGAGGAGGGATAAGATTGTGGAGAGACTGTACGCGGCGAGTCTGGTGAGTCGGTGTACAAATTGTGATCTCAGTGGTGGTTTGAGGGCTGCAATCAAGACCGCCACCGTCGAGAAAGAAAGCAGCCCGGAAGTCAAACCCCAAGGCTCGCCTTCTACGCCACATTCCATCAATGGAGATGATGATTTGGATCCATATGGAATGTTGTTTGAAGATGAACAGAATAGGATTCTTAAAATCAAGGAGCATCTTGAAGATCCTGACCAG TCTGAAGATTCTTTGGTCGATCTGCTTCAAAGTTTAGCAGACATGGATATAACATTCAAAGCTCTCAAG GAGACTGACATTGGAAGGCATGTGAATCGCTTGCGAAAGCATTCATCCAATGATGTTAAGAGACTAGTGAAGCATCTTGTCAG GAAATGGAAGGATATTGTAGATGAGTGGGTGAAGTTGAATCAGCCCGGAGAAAATGCATCCTCTGCACTTATGG CTTATGGAGATTCACCGCAGGAGAAAATCAGCCAAAATGGTCATCATCAG GTTCCTGATTTTGCATACTCTCCAAATCCCCACA ATGGGAGTTCTGGGTCTGACAAGAACATTTCTGAACCGGAACCGAAGCAGCCGAAAGTGATCCCCAGAAGGGAAACTCCAACTATACCCAACCGGTCTCCATTAGCATCTGGTTCTGCTCCTCAAATTGTCCAG AGacaaagagaacaaaaagaGAGCACATTTGATTCAGACAAGCTGGCCTCGGCAAGCAAACGGCTTCAGGCAAACTACAAGGAAGCAGAAAATG CCAAAAGGCAAAGAACGATCCGAGTGATGGACATTCACGAGATACCAAAACCCAAGAATGCCTTCTTTGGAAAGAACAGAGGTGGTGGTTCTCATGGGAGGCACTGGTGA
- the LOC120006077 gene encoding monooxygenase 2-like isoform X2 — protein MEAVEDVVIVGAGISGLATAVALKRVGIRALVLERFKELRVTGAALTLFPNALLALDALGVSQKLTSLYEPCLNGSMTNVVTGDVQDITFRRTNRNLTEPRAVHRRALLEALAEELPVDTTRFSCKLTAIETQSNPNSPITTIHMEDGTTIKTKILIGCDGVNSVVANWLGLAKTANSGRSSVRGLALYPQGHGLKHEMHQFLDEGKRGGFIPLNDKELYWFLVFQSPPNENVVGKPELIQSEVTENYAKNFPPTFLDIVKHSDLSNLTMTPLGFRYPWDIVFGILSNGNVTVAGDAMHPMTPDLGQGGCSALEDAVLLGRYIGESFIKNQTLVSKDIAQAIQGYVDERRWRVACLVGGSYISGWSQQGGSGWLKKLIRDFAYKFLLIRIVKLAYYDCGRLPSVSSNGELENTSKMD, from the exons ATGGAAGCCGTCGAGGATGTGGTGATAGTAGGAGCAGGGATATCAGGGTTAGCCACGGCCGTGGCGCTGAAGAGAGTCGGGATCCGAGCATTGGTGCTTGAGAGATTCAAAGAGCTTCGCGTTACTGGCGCAGCCCTAACACTCTTCCCAAATGCTTTGCTTGCACTTGATGCCTTGGGTGTTTCACAGAAGCTCACTTCCCTTTATGAGCCTTGCCTAAA TGGATCCATGACTAATGTGGTTACCGGAGATGTACAGGACATTACCTTCAGAAGAACAAACAG AAACTTAACTGAACCCCGAGCAGTCCATCGTAGAGCCTTATTAGAGGCTCTAGCAGAGGAATTGCCAGTTGACACAACCCGTTTCTCATGCAAGCTCACAGCCATCGAGACACAATCTAATCCAAACTCTCCCATTACTACAATACACATGGAAGATGGAACTACTATCAAAACCAAA ATTTTGATAGGATGTGATGGTGTGAACTCAGTGGTGGCCAATTGGTTGGGACTTGCCAAAACAGCCAATTCAGGCCGATCATCTGTGCGTGGACTAGCATTGTACCCTCAAGGGCATGGTCTGAAACATGAAATGCACCAATTTCTAGATGAGGGAAAGAGAGGTGGATTTATCCCCCTTAATGACAAAGAGCTTTATTGGTTCCTGGTTTTCCAATCTCCTCCAAATG AAAACGTGGTAGGAAAACCAGAACTGATACAAAGCGAAGTGACTGAGAACTACGCGAAGAACTTCCCTCCAACATTCCTCGACATAGTCAAGCACTCAGATCTTTCTAACCTTACGATGACTCCATTGGGTTTCAGGTATCCTTGGGACATAGTATTTGGTATTCTAAGCAATGGAAATGTAACTGTAGCCGGTGATGCGATGCACCCAATGACACCTGATTTAGGACAAGGTGGGTGTTCAGCCCTTGAAGATGCAGTGTTGCTGGGTCGCTACATTGGTGAATCATTTATCAAAAACCAGACACTTGTTTCCAAGGACATCGCTCAAGCAATACAGGGCTATGTCGACGAAAGGAGGTGGCGGGTTGCATGCTTGGTTGGAGGGTCATATATATCTGGTTGGTCGCAACAAGGCGGGTCTGGTTGGTTAAAGAAACTCATCAGGGATTTTGCCTACAAATTCCTTCTTATCaggattgtgaaacttgcatACTATGATTGTGGGAGACTACCTAGTGTTTCTTCTAATGGTGAATTGGAAAACACAAGCAAGATGGACTAG
- the LOC119982999 gene encoding fasciclin-like arabinogalactan protein 19 — MADLSKKIPYLNFRLITLLILLSISSADLFDQELDVAISALRSHGYTLFPNAIVTSDLRPRLLSTENASFTLFSPPDYLLFPLDLYSTAPHYIISLARHVSPIRLSASDLRRLPLSRLPTLLPHRYLSIERNSTLSDGAVLDSITLDGVRISRPDLFLGSRIAVHGLDGILDSSAGLDAEDYDYWGALWFSAPPTSYDSLSPARLPPEESLSPDMVDTDPRVKEDGNHFPFHRNQGGNANGPAGGPVGAANGRFWNYNLDDAF, encoded by the coding sequence ATGGCCGATCTTTCCAAGAAAATACCTTACCTGAATTTCCGCCTGATCACTCTCTTGATTCTTCTATCGATATCCTCTGCCGATCTTTTTGATCAAGAGCTGGACGTGGCCATCTCGGCCCTCCGTTCCCACGGCTACACACTCTTCCCCAATGCCATCGTCACATCTGATCTCCGCCCCCGCCTTCTCTCCACCGAGAACGCCTCCTTCACCCTGTTCTCTCCCCCGGACTACCTCCTCTTCCCGCTCGACCTATACTCCACTGCCCCTCACTACATTATCTCCCTCGCCCGCCACGTGTCCCCCATTCGCCTCTCCGCCTCAGACCTTCGCCGACTTCCTCTGTCGCGCCTCCCGACTCTGCTACCCCACCGATATCTCTCAATCGAGAGGAATTCTACTCTTTCAGATGGCGCAGTCTTGGACTCGATCACTCTGGATGGAGTTCGGATCTCGCGTCCGGATCTTTTTCTAGGGTCAAGAATTGCGGTGCATGGGCTGGATGGGATTCTTGATTCTTCCGCAGGGTTGGATGCGGAGGACTACGATTATTGGGGCGCTTTGTGGTTTTCGGCACCACCGACTTCATATGACTCTCTTTCTCCGGCGCGTTTGCCCCCGGAAGAAAGTCTATCGCCGGACATGGTGGACACTGATCCGAGAGTCAAAGAGGATGGAAATCACTTTCCATTTCACCGCAATCAGGGAGGAAATGCGAATGGTCCTGCTGGTGGTCCTGTGGGTGCTGCAAATGGTAGATTCTGGAACTACAATCTTGACGATGCTTTTTAA
- the LOC120005176 gene encoding uncharacterized protein LOC120005176 isoform X2, translating into MRPFSPKSLLSLSSSTPLQSPRPYAILISHFSTSSTHHHSLSYPSRRHEEESRNVRVSVWWDFENCHLPVGANVFKVAQAITAAVRGNGIMGPIHITAFGDTLQLSRANQEALSSTGINLTHIPNGGKNSADRSLLVDLMYWVSKNPPPAHLFLISGDRDFASILHRLRMNNYNILLASTDAVPGVLCSAASIMWNWNSLVRGENVTGKHFNQPPDGPYGSWYGQYQVPLEDPFSIVTQPACSQTDDLSEPSSDPKLRPIPKTVIKQIRHLLSLYPKGISITELRAELGKTNLSLDKDLYGYKRFSRFLQSMTDILRLQYERDGQFLVRAVPSRAPEPFNNVDQGPKTSLKYNAEGISTGSMNEKSSVPPATLPDVKIPSGKVPQPPPTAENTVEVLAKQTAKTVSEPPPPAENTIKEAVKQTTKEVQKPLPVDMKVLEVINTQETKGNSSPKVEQNSASEVGLLKRIWKRWFGSNAGGSGMKSGNIPDKINISEGSSENIHKTARNCCTNVDTSEKIENGERCAELQRQKVAVSPAMHSLSAIESTLDNKTTKSSEIHGEKSSTSSGFFSRIVNWCKFRSGSDPNTSSDQHSAALNQSNSSAGKHEIFALNSFWVDMESFIGTTRGSLLIFGSRSREQMAQNFQKKGPSVLKALSKSDLLQLVDMLISERKWVEECTSQEFPFMLAQCFQKNYSSGTSSQPVRKKIPVEDQEKTVHNILHVEAASLTGKKSSDRSRSEIKADCQNLLNEVLKNHPEGYNIGSFRKLFRDRYGYYLDLQRLGYKKLVDLLLTMPGVRIESTYIIPSGKTWKSSRLDAGLPTVQENNARVGSAYSSSELSDSHSPWDELGPVDDMNSGRKRPQGVSMKNVKERYADYGSTSSDDVFSDSDEETSAVMPKAQGKPTTNEEDSPLLQVLGSWYSSKEGEKGEDNFGNVDGMVDGSKNGLKLFGSSGTNTKSETSSVDHGKSPKPQRTYSFVQDSVENEKDKLIDNILGSLKKSGDSGMQN; encoded by the exons ATGAGACCCTTCTCTCCAAAAtccctcctttctctctcctcttctacTCCATTACAATCCCCTCGTCCCTATGCAATCCTGATCTCTCACTTCTCTACATCTTCGACTCATCATCACTCCCTCTCTTACCCCTCGCGCCGCCACGAGGAGGAGTCTCGGAACGTTAGGGTTTCCGTGTGGTGGGACTTCGAGAACTGCCATTTGCCTGTTGGTGCGAACGTGTTCAAAGTTGCGCAGGCAATCACTGCGGCGGTTAGAGGCAATGGTATCATGGGTCCTATCCATATCACTGCTTTCGGGGATACGTTGCAGCTCTCCAGAGCTAACCAGGAGGCGCTTTCTTCTACTGGGATTAATTTGACTCACATTCCTAATG GTGGAAAGAACAGTGCTGATAGGTCTCTTCTTGTAGATCTCATGTATTGGGTTTCTAAAAATCCTCCGCCAGCACATCTTTTTCTAATTTCTGGTGATAGGGACTTCGCCAGCATTTTACACCGATTAAGAATGAACAATTACAATATATTGCTTGCAAGTACAGATGCAGTTCCTGGTGTTCTCTGCAGTGCTGCAAGTATCATGTGGAACTGGAATTCTTTGGTTAGAGGGGAAAATGTCACTGGAAAACATTTTAACCAACCCCCTGATGGTCCTTATGGTTCTTGGTATGGCCAATATCAGGTTCCTCTAGAAGACCCTTTCTCAATTGTTACACAACCAGCATGTTCACAGACTGATGATCTTTCCGAGCCTAGTTCAGATCCTAAACTTCGTCCAATACCAAAGACTGTCATAAAGCAGATACGTCATTTATTGAGCTTGTACCCTAAAGGAATCTCCATAACTGAACTCCGTGCGGAGTTGGGGAAAACTAACTTGAGTCTAGATAAAGACTTGTACGGATATAAAAGGTTCTCTCGTTTTCTTCAGTCAATGACAGACATTTTAAGACTTCAGTATGAACGTGATGGTCAGTTTCTTGTGCGCGCCGTCCCCTCAAGAGCTCCTGAACCATTTAACAATGTAGACCAGGGTCCTAAAACATCTTTAAAGTACAATGCTGAGGGAATATCTACTGGATCCATGAACGAAAAGTCATCAGTGCCTCCAGCCACTTTACCCGATGTGAAAATACCTTCAGGAAAAGTGCCACAGCCCCCTCCTACTGCTGAGAATACTGTTGAAGTGTTAGCAAAGCAGACTGCAAAAACAGTGTCAGAGCCCCCTCCACCTGCTGAGAATACTATCAAAGAAGCTGTGAAGCAGACTACGAAAGAAGTGCAAAAACCCTTACCTGTTGATATGAAGGTTCTGGAAGTGATTAATACACAGGAAACCAAGGGTAATTCTTCTCCTAAGGTGGAACAGAATTCTGCCTCTGAAGTTGGTTTGTTAAAAAGAATCTGGAAAAGATGGTTTGGCAGCAATGCTGGTGGTTCTGGGATGAAGAGTGGCAACATTCCGGACAAAATTAACATTTCTGAAGGTAGCTCTGAGAATATACACAAAACTGCGAGAAATTGTTGTACTAATGTCGACACTTCTGAGAAGATAGAAAATGGTGAAAGATGTGCAGAATTACAAAGACAAAAAGTTGCTGTTAGCCCAGCAATGCATTCTTTGTCGGCTATTGAATCCACGCTGGACAACAAGACTACTAAAAGTTCTGAAATACATGGTGAAAAGTCTAGCACAAGTTCAGGTTTCTTTAGCCGGATTGTCAATTGGTGCAAATTTAGGAGTGGCTCAGACCCTAATACCTCAAGTGATCAACACAGTGCAGCGCTGAATCAATCAAACAGTTCTGCTGGAAAGCATGAAATTTTTGCTCTGAATTCTTTTTGGGTTGACATGGAGTCTTTTATTGGCACAACGAGAGGTTCACTGCTCATCTTTGGATCGAGGAGCAG GGAACAGATggcacaaaattttcaaaagaaaggACCGTCGGTTCTCAAAGCTCTCAGCAAAAGTGATCTCCTTCAGTTGGTGGATATGTTAATATCTGAGAGGAAATGGGTGGAAGAATGTACCTCTCAGGAATTTCCATTCATGCTCGCACAATGTTTTCAAAAGAATTATTCTTCAG GAACTTCGTCACAGCCTGTCCGGAAAAAAATACCCGTGGAAGACCAAGAGAAAACAGTTCATAATATACTTCATGTTGAAGCTGCTTCTCTGACTGGTAAAAAATCTTCAGACAGGTCTAGGAGTGAGATTAAAGCTGACTGTCAGAATCTTCTTAATGAGGTATTGAAGAATCACCCAGAAGGATATAATATTGGTTCCTTTAGAAAGCTGTTCCGTGACAGGTATGGTTATTATCTTGACCTTCAAAGGCTTGGTTACAAAAAATTGGTAGACCTGTTGCTGACAATGCCTGGTGTGAGAATAGAATCCACTTATATCATTCCCTCCGGTAAGACCTGGAAATCTTCCAGGTTAGATGCTGGTCTTCCAactgttcaagaaaataatgcCCGTGTTGGATCAGCATATTCTAGCAGTGAACTATCTGATTCACACTCTCCTTGGGATGAACTAGGTCCTGTTGATGACATGAACTCTGGCAGGAAGAGACCGCAAGGTGTGTCCATGAAAAATGTGAAAGAAAGGTATGCTGATTATGGATCTACCTCCTCTGATGATGTTTTCTCAGATTCAGATGAAGAGACTTCGGCCGTGATGCCAAAAGCTCAAGGGAAGCCTACAACAAATGAGGAAGATAGCCCGCTATTGCAAGTCCTGGGTTCATGGTACAGCAGTAAGGAAGGTGAAAAAGGAGAAGACAACTTTGGAAATGTTGATGGCATGGTTGATGGTTCTAAAAATGGTTTGAAGTTGTTTGGTTCATCTGGAACGAACACCAAGAGTGAAACTTCTTCGGTAGACCACGGAAAAAGCCCTAAACCTCAAAGAACGTATTCTTTTGTTCAGGATTCAGTTGAGAATGAAAAGGACAAGTTGATCGACAACATACTAGGTAGTTTGAAGAAATCTGGCGATTCAGGGATGCAAAACTGA
- the LOC120006077 gene encoding monooxygenase 2-like isoform X1: MEAVEDVVIVGAGISGLATAVALKRVGIRALVLERFKELRVTGAALTLFPNALLALDALGVSQKLTSLYEPCLNGSMTNVVTGDVQDITFRRTNRNLTEPRAVHRRALLEALAEELPVDTTRFSCKLTAIETQSNPNSPITTIHMEDGTTIKTKILIGCDGVNSVVANWLGLAKTANSGRSSVRGLALYPQGHGLKHEMHQFLDEGKRGGFIPLNDKELYWFLVFQSPPNEENVVGKPELIQSEVTENYAKNFPPTFLDIVKHSDLSNLTMTPLGFRYPWDIVFGILSNGNVTVAGDAMHPMTPDLGQGGCSALEDAVLLGRYIGESFIKNQTLVSKDIAQAIQGYVDERRWRVACLVGGSYISGWSQQGGSGWLKKLIRDFAYKFLLIRIVKLAYYDCGRLPSVSSNGELENTSKMD, from the exons ATGGAAGCCGTCGAGGATGTGGTGATAGTAGGAGCAGGGATATCAGGGTTAGCCACGGCCGTGGCGCTGAAGAGAGTCGGGATCCGAGCATTGGTGCTTGAGAGATTCAAAGAGCTTCGCGTTACTGGCGCAGCCCTAACACTCTTCCCAAATGCTTTGCTTGCACTTGATGCCTTGGGTGTTTCACAGAAGCTCACTTCCCTTTATGAGCCTTGCCTAAA TGGATCCATGACTAATGTGGTTACCGGAGATGTACAGGACATTACCTTCAGAAGAACAAACAG AAACTTAACTGAACCCCGAGCAGTCCATCGTAGAGCCTTATTAGAGGCTCTAGCAGAGGAATTGCCAGTTGACACAACCCGTTTCTCATGCAAGCTCACAGCCATCGAGACACAATCTAATCCAAACTCTCCCATTACTACAATACACATGGAAGATGGAACTACTATCAAAACCAAA ATTTTGATAGGATGTGATGGTGTGAACTCAGTGGTGGCCAATTGGTTGGGACTTGCCAAAACAGCCAATTCAGGCCGATCATCTGTGCGTGGACTAGCATTGTACCCTCAAGGGCATGGTCTGAAACATGAAATGCACCAATTTCTAGATGAGGGAAAGAGAGGTGGATTTATCCCCCTTAATGACAAAGAGCTTTATTGGTTCCTGGTTTTCCAATCTCCTCCAAATG AAGAAAACGTGGTAGGAAAACCAGAACTGATACAAAGCGAAGTGACTGAGAACTACGCGAAGAACTTCCCTCCAACATTCCTCGACATAGTCAAGCACTCAGATCTTTCTAACCTTACGATGACTCCATTGGGTTTCAGGTATCCTTGGGACATAGTATTTGGTATTCTAAGCAATGGAAATGTAACTGTAGCCGGTGATGCGATGCACCCAATGACACCTGATTTAGGACAAGGTGGGTGTTCAGCCCTTGAAGATGCAGTGTTGCTGGGTCGCTACATTGGTGAATCATTTATCAAAAACCAGACACTTGTTTCCAAGGACATCGCTCAAGCAATACAGGGCTATGTCGACGAAAGGAGGTGGCGGGTTGCATGCTTGGTTGGAGGGTCATATATATCTGGTTGGTCGCAACAAGGCGGGTCTGGTTGGTTAAAGAAACTCATCAGGGATTTTGCCTACAAATTCCTTCTTATCaggattgtgaaacttgcatACTATGATTGTGGGAGACTACCTAGTGTTTCTTCTAATGGTGAATTGGAAAACACAAGCAAGATGGACTAG